One genomic region from Yarrowia lipolytica chromosome 1C, complete sequence encodes:
- a CDS encoding uncharacterized protein (Compare to YALI0C11077g, weakly similar to uniprot|Q6CHR7 Yarrowia lipolytica YALI0A05929g), with translation MAIFVPSTSHDRGSNCQVVQTGIEEKKIIKATCTVLYNCMSGVRIASTRQNRTNMGNGESRIAPEIVAEYASLKAAQEQLMEASKQLNQQIDEAYEAIVPQLPDPVSRDECVSAMNRLIEEDRRFYGKWASNKQHLAVQLQGHAERLAAFERHFHEHKLESQYRAPVEFWMRQTRRETYTWRERHKPVDRALKLQLAVQSLVDNQDEDMRQWYLAECMPFGSHLDKKPSSKPGVVVETKESCLPLEIASLIYANCDLESCLELRQANSFWYKAFKQSDDVLENVLAARYPWFRLEGDLETWGDCMLVFVKRLATWNTAENFSDIQLVRTEPTPQRFITATTLGFGEKPPSGFSTIQTHNSACLSYNCGKLHLSHRSSYAVMDACTLETRFGDWGRFSVVSTVSTDEETILRVDGLEITLPKTIREEDLQDWEGLESPVLVRNHHILVRARDIVFLFSLEKPLHYENSFIYAGGDPGKEVGHIHFAKTQDKTVGGLHDPFCDELVTVPLPLQHLEPTASYKGLIWCREAISYTSDVVLVPTFVDLKAPTKIYYRRDRCLPISDPWNWLRQAGTSGNTHIVTAMSPQGLTLVDLDAESVTYVLKPDYEAVNARGRAGREMLLPGFDGNKFQVWYIEHESVKRYNMDVWGMQDEDQLEGIWDLDTL, from the coding sequence ATGGCGATCTTCGTTCCAAGTACGAGTCATGACCGGGGTTCGAATTGTCAGGTCGTGCAGACCGGCAttgaagagaaaaaaatcataaaagcaacttgtactgtactgtacaattGCATGAGCGGTGTCAGAATCGCATCAACACGCCAGAATCGCACCAACATGGGTAACGGAGAGAGCCGGATCGCCCCGGAGATTGTAGCAGAATACGCATCTCTGAAAGCCGCTCAGGAACAACTGATGGAGGCAAGTAAGCAGCTGAACCAACAGATCGACGAGGCCTACGAGGCCATCGTGCCACAGTTGCCGGACCCTGTCTCCAGGGACGAGTGCGTTTCCGCCATGAATCGGCtcattgaggaggacagGCGATTTTATGGAAAATGGGCTTCCAACAAGCAGCATCTGGCGGTGCAATTGCAGGGTCATGCCGAACGACTAGCGGCTTTCGAGAGACACTTTCATGAGCACAAATTGGAGTCACAGTACAGAGCACCGGTGGAATTTTGGATGCGGCAGACTCGTCGTGAAACATATACCTGGAGAGAGCGACACAAGCCGGTGGACCGCGCCCTCAAGCTGCAACTGGCGGTTCAGAGCTTGGTCGATAATCAGGATGAGGACATGAGACAGTGGTATCTGGCAGAATGCATGCCTTTTGGGAGTCATCTCGACAAGAAACCGAGCTCGAAGCCTGGGGTAGTCGTTGAAACCAAGGAATCATGCCTTCCATTGGAAATAGCCTCTCTAATCTACGCCAATTGCGACCTTGAGTCGTGCTTGGAGCTCAGACAGGCCAACTCGTTTTGGTACAAGGCTTTCAAGCAATCGGATGAcgttcttgagaatgttTTGGCAGCTCGATACCCGTGGTTCAGACTGGAGGGCGACCTTGAAACCTGGGGGGATTGCATGTTGGTTTTTGTGAAGCGTCTGGCAACGTGGAATACTGCAGAGAACTTCTCCGATATTCAACTTGTACGCACGGAGCCAACACCCCAACGTTTCATTACAGCGACTACTCTGGGGTTTGGTGAAAAGCCTCCGAGTGGCTTTTCTACGATACAAACCCATAATTCCGCCTGTCTCTCTTACAATTGTGGAAAGTTACATCTGAGCCATAGATCTAGCTATGCTGTTATGGACGCTTGCACTCTTGAGACGCGATTTGGAGACTGGGGTCGTTTTTCGGTGGTGTCCACCGTGTCCACCGATGAGGAAACAATCTTGAGAGTCGACGGTCTGGAAATCACGCTCCCAAAAACTATTCGCGAAGAAGATCTGCAGGATTGGGAGGGGCTGGAATCCCCGGTACTCGTTCGAAATCACCATATTCTGGTGAGAGCGCGAGACAtcgtcttcttgttctcacTTGAAAAACCGTTGCACTACGAGAATTCATTCATCTACGCTGGAGGCGACCCAGGCAAGGAGGTGGGACATATCCACTTTGCCAAAACTCAAGATAAGACCGTGGGTGGCCTCCACGACCCCTTTTGCGACGAATTGGTTACGGTTCCCCTGCCACTCCAACACCTGGAACCCACAGCATCTTACAAGGGGCTCATTTGGTGCCGTGAAGCAATCAGTTATACCAGTGATGTGGTTTTGGTTCCCACATTTGTGGATCTGAAAGCACCGACCAAAATATACTATCGACGCGATAGATGTCTACCAATCAGCGATCCTTGGAACTGGTTGAGACAAGCAGGCACATCAGGAAATACGCACATTGTGACCGCCATGAGTCCCCAAGGTCTCACGCTGGTAGACTTGGATGCAGAAAGTGTCACGTACGTCTTAAAGCCTGATTATGAAGCTGTGAATGCCCGTGGACGCGCTGGTCGCGAAATGCTCCTTCCTGGCTTTGATGGAAACAAGTTTCAAGTCTGGTACATTGAACATGAATCCGTCAAGCGGTACAACATGGATGTCTGGGGGATGCAAGATGAGGATCAGCTAGAAGGAATATGGGACCTTGATACACTGTGA